A genomic segment from Anticarsia gemmatalis isolate Benzon Research Colony breed Stoneville strain chromosome 14, ilAntGemm2 primary, whole genome shotgun sequence encodes:
- the nebu gene encoding solute carrier family 2 member nebulosa isoform X2, with the protein MSSASAKMEKEKCCYDNSAFTLTEKNVWMGNERPDANGTMAEIGVSRAELVEPRGDDGRKLPQYIAALAATLGALAAGSMLGWSAPVMVKIENSTDYNFEITSTQSPWISSITNLGAAFICIPIGIIMDMIGRKTTMLLLVIPFTLGWLLITFASSVGMLIAGRFITGLAGGAFCVTAPAYTSEIAQDSIRGTLGSYFQLMITVGILFAYAVGSYTSVFVFNILCTLIPIVFAVVFFFMPESPNFLVTKGKIDEARAALVRLRGSAYDVDYELNNLKYKADDAKTNPVSYMTAISKKTAIKAIIICYCLMLSQQLSGINAVIFNASQIFEDAGATIPSAVATIIIGVIQVVATFGSSLVVDKLGRRILLMSSALIMCVCSTTLGVYFFLQDTHGAESSIVQAITWLPLVSLSLFIVAFSIGLGPIPWMMAGELCTIDIKAFVSSTAGTLNWLLSFTVTSTFASLNSAIGAGQVFWIFAGIMLISFVFVFAVIPETKGKSVDEIQVMLGGEPQTRTEEKK; encoded by the exons CGTCCCGACGCAAACGGCACAATGGCAGAGATCGGAGTGTCCCGTGCCGAGCTTGTGGAGCCCCGAGGCGACGACGGCCGCAAACTACCACAGTACATCGCAGCCTTAGCCG CCACTTTGGGAGCGCTAGCAGCCGGTTCCATGTTGGGATGGTCGGCCCCAGTCATGGTCAAAATCGAAAACAGCACAGACTACAACTTCGAAATTACATCCACCCAGAGTCCTTGGATCTCGTCCATCACGAATCTTGGAGCTGCCTTCATCTGCATCCCTATCGGTATCATCATGGACATGATTGGAAGAAAAACTACCATGTTGCTCCTGGTCATACCGTTCACTCTCGGATGGTTGCTTATTACTTTCGCGTCTAGTGTTGGTATGCTCATCGCTGGAAGGTTCATCACTGGTCTCGCTGGAGGTGCGTTCTGCGTCACTGCTCCAGCATACACCAGTGAAATCGCTCAAGATTCCATCAGAGGAACTTTGGGCAGCTACTTCCAGCTTATGATCACTGTCGGTATCCTATTCGCCTACGCTGTCGGAAGTTATACCTCTGTTTTCGTATTCAACATCCTCTGTACTTTGATTCCTATTGTTTTTGCCGTCGTCTTCTTCTTCATGCCGGAGAGTCCCAATTTCTTGGTCACCAAAGGCAAGATTGACGAAGCTAGGGCTGCTCTAGTCAGACTGCGTGGTAGCGCATACGATGTGGACTATGaattaaacaatttgaaatacAAAGCTGATGATGCCAAAACGAATCCTGTGTCTTACATGACCGCCATCTCCAAAAAGACTGCCATCAAAGCTATTATTATCTGCTACTGCCTCATGTTGTCTCAGCAGCTGTCTGGTATCAACGCGGTTATTTTCAACGCGTCTCAGATTTTCGAAGACGCTGGAGCAACCATTCCTTCCGCAGTGGCTACCATTATTATCGGAGTCATCCAGGTCGTGGCCACATTTGGCTCCAGTTTGGTCGTTGACAAGCTCGGCAGGCGTATCCTTCTTATGTCATCTGCATTGATCATGTGCGTATGTTCCACTACTCTGGGAGTGTACTTCTTCCTGCAAGATACCCACGGCGCTGAATCTTCTATCGTCCAGGCTATTACTTGGTTGCCGTTGGTATCTCTGTCTCTCTTCATCGTTGCCTTCTCTATTGGTCTTGGTCCTATCCCATGGATGATGGCAGGAGAGTTGTGCACGATCGACATCAAGGCCTTCGTTAGTTCAACAGCTGGTACATTGAACTGGCTCCTCAGTTTCACCGTGACCAGTACTTTCGCCTCTCTAAACTCCGCTATCGGTGCCGGCCAAGTATTCTGGATTTTCGCTGGTATCATGCTTATCAGTTTCGTATTCGTCTTTGCGGTTATACCCGAGACAAAGGGCAAGAGTGTAGACGAAATCCAAGTGATGCTTGGAGGCGAGCCACAGACAAGAACCgaagaaaagaaataa
- the nebu gene encoding solute carrier family 2 member nebulosa isoform X3 has protein sequence MAEEKKVNEPTEMIGLLEKKRPDANGTMAEIGVSRAELVEPRGDDGRKLPQYIAALAATLGALAAGSMLGWSAPVMVKIENSTDYNFEITSTQSPWISSITNLGAAFICIPIGIIMDMIGRKTTMLLLVIPFTLGWLLITFASSVGMLIAGRFITGLAGGAFCVTAPAYTSEIAQDSIRGTLGSYFQLMITVGILFAYAVGSYTSVFVFNILCTLIPIVFAVVFFFMPESPNFLVTKGKIDEARAALVRLRGSAYDVDYELNNLKYKADDAKTNPVSYMTAISKKTAIKAIIICYCLMLSQQLSGINAVIFNASQIFEDAGATIPSAVATIIIGVIQVVATFGSSLVVDKLGRRILLMSSALIMCVCSTTLGVYFFLQDTHGAESSIVQAITWLPLVSLSLFIVAFSIGLGPIPWMMAGELCTIDIKAFVSSTAGTLNWLLSFTVTSTFASLNSAIGAGQVFWIFAGIMLISFVFVFAVIPETKGKSVDEIQVMLGGEPQTRTEEKK, from the exons CGTCCCGACGCAAACGGCACAATGGCAGAGATCGGAGTGTCCCGTGCCGAGCTTGTGGAGCCCCGAGGCGACGACGGCCGCAAACTACCACAGTACATCGCAGCCTTAGCCG CCACTTTGGGAGCGCTAGCAGCCGGTTCCATGTTGGGATGGTCGGCCCCAGTCATGGTCAAAATCGAAAACAGCACAGACTACAACTTCGAAATTACATCCACCCAGAGTCCTTGGATCTCGTCCATCACGAATCTTGGAGCTGCCTTCATCTGCATCCCTATCGGTATCATCATGGACATGATTGGAAGAAAAACTACCATGTTGCTCCTGGTCATACCGTTCACTCTCGGATGGTTGCTTATTACTTTCGCGTCTAGTGTTGGTATGCTCATCGCTGGAAGGTTCATCACTGGTCTCGCTGGAGGTGCGTTCTGCGTCACTGCTCCAGCATACACCAGTGAAATCGCTCAAGATTCCATCAGAGGAACTTTGGGCAGCTACTTCCAGCTTATGATCACTGTCGGTATCCTATTCGCCTACGCTGTCGGAAGTTATACCTCTGTTTTCGTATTCAACATCCTCTGTACTTTGATTCCTATTGTTTTTGCCGTCGTCTTCTTCTTCATGCCGGAGAGTCCCAATTTCTTGGTCACCAAAGGCAAGATTGACGAAGCTAGGGCTGCTCTAGTCAGACTGCGTGGTAGCGCATACGATGTGGACTATGaattaaacaatttgaaatacAAAGCTGATGATGCCAAAACGAATCCTGTGTCTTACATGACCGCCATCTCCAAAAAGACTGCCATCAAAGCTATTATTATCTGCTACTGCCTCATGTTGTCTCAGCAGCTGTCTGGTATCAACGCGGTTATTTTCAACGCGTCTCAGATTTTCGAAGACGCTGGAGCAACCATTCCTTCCGCAGTGGCTACCATTATTATCGGAGTCATCCAGGTCGTGGCCACATTTGGCTCCAGTTTGGTCGTTGACAAGCTCGGCAGGCGTATCCTTCTTATGTCATCTGCATTGATCATGTGCGTATGTTCCACTACTCTGGGAGTGTACTTCTTCCTGCAAGATACCCACGGCGCTGAATCTTCTATCGTCCAGGCTATTACTTGGTTGCCGTTGGTATCTCTGTCTCTCTTCATCGTTGCCTTCTCTATTGGTCTTGGTCCTATCCCATGGATGATGGCAGGAGAGTTGTGCACGATCGACATCAAGGCCTTCGTTAGTTCAACAGCTGGTACATTGAACTGGCTCCTCAGTTTCACCGTGACCAGTACTTTCGCCTCTCTAAACTCCGCTATCGGTGCCGGCCAAGTATTCTGGATTTTCGCTGGTATCATGCTTATCAGTTTCGTATTCGTCTTTGCGGTTATACCCGAGACAAAGGGCAAGAGTGTAGACGAAATCCAAGTGATGCTTGGAGGCGAGCCACAGACAAGAACCgaagaaaagaaataa
- the nebu gene encoding solute carrier family 2 member nebulosa isoform X1 — protein MRSSLYRRRGSDPEREPLLPAIPANGLNSTFHHNERPDANGTMAEIGVSRAELVEPRGDDGRKLPQYIAALAATLGALAAGSMLGWSAPVMVKIENSTDYNFEITSTQSPWISSITNLGAAFICIPIGIIMDMIGRKTTMLLLVIPFTLGWLLITFASSVGMLIAGRFITGLAGGAFCVTAPAYTSEIAQDSIRGTLGSYFQLMITVGILFAYAVGSYTSVFVFNILCTLIPIVFAVVFFFMPESPNFLVTKGKIDEARAALVRLRGSAYDVDYELNNLKYKADDAKTNPVSYMTAISKKTAIKAIIICYCLMLSQQLSGINAVIFNASQIFEDAGATIPSAVATIIIGVIQVVATFGSSLVVDKLGRRILLMSSALIMCVCSTTLGVYFFLQDTHGAESSIVQAITWLPLVSLSLFIVAFSIGLGPIPWMMAGELCTIDIKAFVSSTAGTLNWLLSFTVTSTFASLNSAIGAGQVFWIFAGIMLISFVFVFAVIPETKGKSVDEIQVMLGGEPQTRTEEKK, from the exons ATGAGGTCTTCATTATACAGACGTAGAGGTAGCGATCCCGAAAGAGAACCGTTGTTGCCTGCGATTCCCGCCAACGGACTGAATTCTACTTTTCATCACAATGAG CGTCCCGACGCAAACGGCACAATGGCAGAGATCGGAGTGTCCCGTGCCGAGCTTGTGGAGCCCCGAGGCGACGACGGCCGCAAACTACCACAGTACATCGCAGCCTTAGCCG CCACTTTGGGAGCGCTAGCAGCCGGTTCCATGTTGGGATGGTCGGCCCCAGTCATGGTCAAAATCGAAAACAGCACAGACTACAACTTCGAAATTACATCCACCCAGAGTCCTTGGATCTCGTCCATCACGAATCTTGGAGCTGCCTTCATCTGCATCCCTATCGGTATCATCATGGACATGATTGGAAGAAAAACTACCATGTTGCTCCTGGTCATACCGTTCACTCTCGGATGGTTGCTTATTACTTTCGCGTCTAGTGTTGGTATGCTCATCGCTGGAAGGTTCATCACTGGTCTCGCTGGAGGTGCGTTCTGCGTCACTGCTCCAGCATACACCAGTGAAATCGCTCAAGATTCCATCAGAGGAACTTTGGGCAGCTACTTCCAGCTTATGATCACTGTCGGTATCCTATTCGCCTACGCTGTCGGAAGTTATACCTCTGTTTTCGTATTCAACATCCTCTGTACTTTGATTCCTATTGTTTTTGCCGTCGTCTTCTTCTTCATGCCGGAGAGTCCCAATTTCTTGGTCACCAAAGGCAAGATTGACGAAGCTAGGGCTGCTCTAGTCAGACTGCGTGGTAGCGCATACGATGTGGACTATGaattaaacaatttgaaatacAAAGCTGATGATGCCAAAACGAATCCTGTGTCTTACATGACCGCCATCTCCAAAAAGACTGCCATCAAAGCTATTATTATCTGCTACTGCCTCATGTTGTCTCAGCAGCTGTCTGGTATCAACGCGGTTATTTTCAACGCGTCTCAGATTTTCGAAGACGCTGGAGCAACCATTCCTTCCGCAGTGGCTACCATTATTATCGGAGTCATCCAGGTCGTGGCCACATTTGGCTCCAGTTTGGTCGTTGACAAGCTCGGCAGGCGTATCCTTCTTATGTCATCTGCATTGATCATGTGCGTATGTTCCACTACTCTGGGAGTGTACTTCTTCCTGCAAGATACCCACGGCGCTGAATCTTCTATCGTCCAGGCTATTACTTGGTTGCCGTTGGTATCTCTGTCTCTCTTCATCGTTGCCTTCTCTATTGGTCTTGGTCCTATCCCATGGATGATGGCAGGAGAGTTGTGCACGATCGACATCAAGGCCTTCGTTAGTTCAACAGCTGGTACATTGAACTGGCTCCTCAGTTTCACCGTGACCAGTACTTTCGCCTCTCTAAACTCCGCTATCGGTGCCGGCCAAGTATTCTGGATTTTCGCTGGTATCATGCTTATCAGTTTCGTATTCGTCTTTGCGGTTATACCCGAGACAAAGGGCAAGAGTGTAGACGAAATCCAAGTGATGCTTGGAGGCGAGCCACAGACAAGAACCgaagaaaagaaataa
- the nebu gene encoding solute carrier family 2 member nebulosa isoform X5 — protein sequence MAEIGVSRAELVEPRGDDGRKLPQYIAALAATLGALAAGSMLGWSAPVMVKIENSTDYNFEITSTQSPWISSITNLGAAFICIPIGIIMDMIGRKTTMLLLVIPFTLGWLLITFASSVGMLIAGRFITGLAGGAFCVTAPAYTSEIAQDSIRGTLGSYFQLMITVGILFAYAVGSYTSVFVFNILCTLIPIVFAVVFFFMPESPNFLVTKGKIDEARAALVRLRGSAYDVDYELNNLKYKADDAKTNPVSYMTAISKKTAIKAIIICYCLMLSQQLSGINAVIFNASQIFEDAGATIPSAVATIIIGVIQVVATFGSSLVVDKLGRRILLMSSALIMCVCSTTLGVYFFLQDTHGAESSIVQAITWLPLVSLSLFIVAFSIGLGPIPWMMAGELCTIDIKAFVSSTAGTLNWLLSFTVTSTFASLNSAIGAGQVFWIFAGIMLISFVFVFAVIPETKGKSVDEIQVMLGGEPQTRTEEKK from the exons ATGGCAGAGATCGGAGTGTCCCGTGCCGAGCTTGTGGAGCCCCGAGGCGACGACGGCCGCAAACTACCACAGTACATCGCAGCCTTAGCCG CCACTTTGGGAGCGCTAGCAGCCGGTTCCATGTTGGGATGGTCGGCCCCAGTCATGGTCAAAATCGAAAACAGCACAGACTACAACTTCGAAATTACATCCACCCAGAGTCCTTGGATCTCGTCCATCACGAATCTTGGAGCTGCCTTCATCTGCATCCCTATCGGTATCATCATGGACATGATTGGAAGAAAAACTACCATGTTGCTCCTGGTCATACCGTTCACTCTCGGATGGTTGCTTATTACTTTCGCGTCTAGTGTTGGTATGCTCATCGCTGGAAGGTTCATCACTGGTCTCGCTGGAGGTGCGTTCTGCGTCACTGCTCCAGCATACACCAGTGAAATCGCTCAAGATTCCATCAGAGGAACTTTGGGCAGCTACTTCCAGCTTATGATCACTGTCGGTATCCTATTCGCCTACGCTGTCGGAAGTTATACCTCTGTTTTCGTATTCAACATCCTCTGTACTTTGATTCCTATTGTTTTTGCCGTCGTCTTCTTCTTCATGCCGGAGAGTCCCAATTTCTTGGTCACCAAAGGCAAGATTGACGAAGCTAGGGCTGCTCTAGTCAGACTGCGTGGTAGCGCATACGATGTGGACTATGaattaaacaatttgaaatacAAAGCTGATGATGCCAAAACGAATCCTGTGTCTTACATGACCGCCATCTCCAAAAAGACTGCCATCAAAGCTATTATTATCTGCTACTGCCTCATGTTGTCTCAGCAGCTGTCTGGTATCAACGCGGTTATTTTCAACGCGTCTCAGATTTTCGAAGACGCTGGAGCAACCATTCCTTCCGCAGTGGCTACCATTATTATCGGAGTCATCCAGGTCGTGGCCACATTTGGCTCCAGTTTGGTCGTTGACAAGCTCGGCAGGCGTATCCTTCTTATGTCATCTGCATTGATCATGTGCGTATGTTCCACTACTCTGGGAGTGTACTTCTTCCTGCAAGATACCCACGGCGCTGAATCTTCTATCGTCCAGGCTATTACTTGGTTGCCGTTGGTATCTCTGTCTCTCTTCATCGTTGCCTTCTCTATTGGTCTTGGTCCTATCCCATGGATGATGGCAGGAGAGTTGTGCACGATCGACATCAAGGCCTTCGTTAGTTCAACAGCTGGTACATTGAACTGGCTCCTCAGTTTCACCGTGACCAGTACTTTCGCCTCTCTAAACTCCGCTATCGGTGCCGGCCAAGTATTCTGGATTTTCGCTGGTATCATGCTTATCAGTTTCGTATTCGTCTTTGCGGTTATACCCGAGACAAAGGGCAAGAGTGTAGACGAAATCCAAGTGATGCTTGGAGGCGAGCCACAGACAAGAACCgaagaaaagaaataa
- the nebu gene encoding solute carrier family 2 member nebulosa isoform X4: MVVDNVVLLSIKRLSIFNTRPDANGTMAEIGVSRAELVEPRGDDGRKLPQYIAALAATLGALAAGSMLGWSAPVMVKIENSTDYNFEITSTQSPWISSITNLGAAFICIPIGIIMDMIGRKTTMLLLVIPFTLGWLLITFASSVGMLIAGRFITGLAGGAFCVTAPAYTSEIAQDSIRGTLGSYFQLMITVGILFAYAVGSYTSVFVFNILCTLIPIVFAVVFFFMPESPNFLVTKGKIDEARAALVRLRGSAYDVDYELNNLKYKADDAKTNPVSYMTAISKKTAIKAIIICYCLMLSQQLSGINAVIFNASQIFEDAGATIPSAVATIIIGVIQVVATFGSSLVVDKLGRRILLMSSALIMCVCSTTLGVYFFLQDTHGAESSIVQAITWLPLVSLSLFIVAFSIGLGPIPWMMAGELCTIDIKAFVSSTAGTLNWLLSFTVTSTFASLNSAIGAGQVFWIFAGIMLISFVFVFAVIPETKGKSVDEIQVMLGGEPQTRTEEKK, translated from the exons CGTCCCGACGCAAACGGCACAATGGCAGAGATCGGAGTGTCCCGTGCCGAGCTTGTGGAGCCCCGAGGCGACGACGGCCGCAAACTACCACAGTACATCGCAGCCTTAGCCG CCACTTTGGGAGCGCTAGCAGCCGGTTCCATGTTGGGATGGTCGGCCCCAGTCATGGTCAAAATCGAAAACAGCACAGACTACAACTTCGAAATTACATCCACCCAGAGTCCTTGGATCTCGTCCATCACGAATCTTGGAGCTGCCTTCATCTGCATCCCTATCGGTATCATCATGGACATGATTGGAAGAAAAACTACCATGTTGCTCCTGGTCATACCGTTCACTCTCGGATGGTTGCTTATTACTTTCGCGTCTAGTGTTGGTATGCTCATCGCTGGAAGGTTCATCACTGGTCTCGCTGGAGGTGCGTTCTGCGTCACTGCTCCAGCATACACCAGTGAAATCGCTCAAGATTCCATCAGAGGAACTTTGGGCAGCTACTTCCAGCTTATGATCACTGTCGGTATCCTATTCGCCTACGCTGTCGGAAGTTATACCTCTGTTTTCGTATTCAACATCCTCTGTACTTTGATTCCTATTGTTTTTGCCGTCGTCTTCTTCTTCATGCCGGAGAGTCCCAATTTCTTGGTCACCAAAGGCAAGATTGACGAAGCTAGGGCTGCTCTAGTCAGACTGCGTGGTAGCGCATACGATGTGGACTATGaattaaacaatttgaaatacAAAGCTGATGATGCCAAAACGAATCCTGTGTCTTACATGACCGCCATCTCCAAAAAGACTGCCATCAAAGCTATTATTATCTGCTACTGCCTCATGTTGTCTCAGCAGCTGTCTGGTATCAACGCGGTTATTTTCAACGCGTCTCAGATTTTCGAAGACGCTGGAGCAACCATTCCTTCCGCAGTGGCTACCATTATTATCGGAGTCATCCAGGTCGTGGCCACATTTGGCTCCAGTTTGGTCGTTGACAAGCTCGGCAGGCGTATCCTTCTTATGTCATCTGCATTGATCATGTGCGTATGTTCCACTACTCTGGGAGTGTACTTCTTCCTGCAAGATACCCACGGCGCTGAATCTTCTATCGTCCAGGCTATTACTTGGTTGCCGTTGGTATCTCTGTCTCTCTTCATCGTTGCCTTCTCTATTGGTCTTGGTCCTATCCCATGGATGATGGCAGGAGAGTTGTGCACGATCGACATCAAGGCCTTCGTTAGTTCAACAGCTGGTACATTGAACTGGCTCCTCAGTTTCACCGTGACCAGTACTTTCGCCTCTCTAAACTCCGCTATCGGTGCCGGCCAAGTATTCTGGATTTTCGCTGGTATCATGCTTATCAGTTTCGTATTCGTCTTTGCGGTTATACCCGAGACAAAGGGCAAGAGTGTAGACGAAATCCAAGTGATGCTTGGAGGCGAGCCACAGACAAGAACCgaagaaaagaaataa